TCAGCAAGAGAGTGAACTGCTTAAGAAAGGACAGCAAGCTCCCAAAGATGTGTTTTACTTGAAGCAAGTCCTAAGCACCGTTTGTGGAACCATTGCCTTGGTACACAGCATTGCAAATAACACCAATAAAATCGACCTTGAAGACGGACTCTTGAAGAATTACATAAATGACGCAAAAGGGCTAGATGCTGCAGGCAAGGGGGCTCTTTTAGAGAATTCTGTTAATATTTTGCAAGCTTATAAGGAGACTGTTGAATCAGCTGACCAAGCAGCGGGCGAGGAAAACGAAACAGTGAATAATCACTTTGTAACGTTCATTCATAAAGATGGAAATCTTTTCGAGTTGGATGGATGCAAGTCTTCGCCTATCAACCACGGACCGACGACTGCTGAACGACTCCTGGAAGACGCTGCGAAGATATGCCGTGAGTTCATTGCGCGGGAACCAGATAACATTGGTTTTAATGTGGTAGCGCTTGTTCCTAATCAATAAACTCTGTTTTCTGTTTATTTATCtcgataatgtggctaattccgttgtacacaatctctaaactaaactaaaatggcacgtctaaatctattgctatcccgttcataatgttgcttgcggaaaaggatagcacttgatttagagctgttaatttagtttagtttagagattgtgtacaagagaatcggccctaaTGTTGACCTctaataaaacttttttgtaatTCCTTGTTTAATTTTAACATAACTTGTACCATCTGGCATCATTTATATGTTTAACTTAAAAATAGCCTTTAATATCaggtaataagtaagtaggaaTAAGAATTTCCGAATTGTTTCACAATAAACAAATCCTCTTCCTTCGCCAGATTCGCAGCGTTCACGTCTCAATTAAGATATCGGCGCACTCTTGCTACACAGCTCCCGCATGCCTTCTTAAAATCCTCTATCTTCGGaaactaattaaaaattcgCCTCGCCTCCGTAGCCTTGTGTTCAATTGGGACGATATAACTTCATTTATAAACGAGCAATCTTGTCCAAGATAAGGGCTGGCGAGAAAACAACGAAGAGCACAACTCGCCACACGCGTCCGCGACGCAACCCGACAAAAAGAAAACTCAAACAAACAACCTCAAACTTTTAAATGGAACGCGAGCGACTCCACCGCGTTAACTATGCCGATACTGGGAAGGACGCGACATCGGTAAGTCACGTCACCTAATAAATGACGACGGCCcagaaataaatatataatattgtatttgtgtaaataaacaaaataatgcgACGGGAACCCGAAATGctttaaatattcaaatgaaGCGAGCCGAGGTGAAATACGAAGGTGCTCTCGCTCGAGTTGAGCCCAATTAAATCGGTGCCACTGAGGtagaaattaaaaacaaaaggaGGATGATGGGGGTCCGGCGCGCATTTTTCTCATGAGTATTATTAGCGCGATGTCAACCCACAAAAAATGGACTTAGAGCCTTGTCGTGCCCGTGATCATTATCGATAACATCCCGCGTTTTGTATTGTTTTGATAAGTGTGATGCTGTTTCGTTGAGACGTTTTGTTGACATTTACATTCACCCTACACAGATGATCGATTCGGGGGTAAATTAATTTGAAGAATCCTTTtaaattgcattttttttttaatttttcgacGCTCATTACTCAAATACGAAATACACTGTCAATCACAACATCGAGCCGAGTGTCCAACAAAACCTCAAACAGCATCGGGCACGGTCATTACTCACAGCGGGGCTGGTGAGAACAGAATTAATATTTGCCTATAAATCAATTACAGACGTGGCGAGTCCGCTTAGCGCTCTATTATTGTACCTTTCTTTAAGGTAATGATAAATTATCTACAAAGGTACGAacaggtacctacgtaggtaccgaGGACCTATCTATGTGCAATACGTGCTTACATTCACTTACAATTCTTAGACTGTTGCCACAGCCAAGGTTTCACCTTGCAATTGTTGTACGAACATTTGAAATCTCATAAATCTTACATTAAGACATTAAAATACTGCTACAATGGAAAACAATTGGTTTCAAGtgagcaataaaataaatagtacctattagaTACAAGACACAAACTCAGAAATTGAAAGTTGCATTGGTGTTCTTTTTTGCACGCTTGtcgtttaaaaatttcaaagtcaattttcttaaaaacttcatacctacttgtacagtaggtaccatTACGATAAGATTCATTAACACCCGTCGCGACCTCCATCCGCGAGCTCgatttattcaaacaaaatacatttattttagaCAATGAGGATCTAAGTGCTTATTGGAGATTGCCTCTTACTActaacactaaattaattttaCCCAAAACTACGCTTACATTGCTCGTTGACTAGATATTATTCTAACAAGATGTAAGAGAAAAAGTAATGTATGATTCTTAGTTGGTATGATGGAAGATGTTTGAGTGTGTAAATGATGAGTGGTCGTGGGGAACTCGACGGGGGTGCCGCGGCGGCCTACCGACGCTCATCACTATTCAATAAGTTCCATTTATTGAAATTACATAATTTGTGTGTGAATAATGACGAGTGTGATGGATCTTCGTGGGCGATGTGATCGACTTAAACCCGATTAACTTTTGACCGGCGGACGATATTAATAAGCTGTCTATTCAACACTGCATTGCACTGCATTCATGCTTAAAGTGTTCCACTTGAGCCCCATTCAGTTTCCATCAATGTTTACCAACTAAGTATCTCTatttttctataggtaggtacaactttCATTTCTTATTCCGAACGaactactaaaattataaaaactatCCTTTCCATTCCGTAGTTTCAGCACTTTCAGCGTTATGCACGCACAGACAGACATTATCTACaccatttatatttttacctcATTGCAACGAAGAACAaaaaggtatacctactaattcGATTTCGATAACTCTTTCTCAAATAGGCAGCTCTCGCATTAATAACCTTCAAACGACGAATTtcaatatagtaggtacgcaaaagctcgagatggcaatcgggttatgaggcggggagacgccccgtacacccgcacgtcacccgcgctgtcccTCACCGGAtacgcgcgggtgtgcggggcatccccactcTGATTATTGCCATcaggacctgtcgcgtacctactatagctaCATTACTATCTAGttatctacatattatttagCAACTCATAGACATTCCCAAAACTAAGCTAACTTTAAAATTgaatagagtacctacctaagtttttacacaataatagataataatatgtaccagtaggtacctatcgaccaTCTAATGCTACAAAATATAAACTCCTTGTATGCTTGTTTATTTGTCAGAAAATAGAAGCGGACCCAATTAGAAGGGTCTTATTTAATGAGATGGAAATAGAGTGGCGTTTAGCCGCAGTCTTTAGCTAGACTTTGTTGATTTATATCTTCGGATAGCATACCCACCTTATAattatggtaggtacttactaagtttgTGATTTTTTGAGAAAACCACTTCATGGAGCAAACATATCTATACTTAGGAAAAGCTTCATTCGGTACATTTTTCGCCACGCCGCGCCGCTCTGAGTTCGTGTTTGTTCGGACTAATATCAGAAACTATCTCCAATCTAACTACTTACTGTACGCATTTTcatacggttttcaccaatagaaaaaGGGATTTCCTAGGAAGGTTATAATTCGTCGTCGGTGGCTATAATTTAtggacattttgcgaaaataagCTACTTACTACCGGTATGATgataatccggtatttgacaactagtcaaatcagtcactttttatcaaacgtcaaaacgcgcgcttagtatgcgaaattctatgaaatgccggtatgtgacgtcattCATTTGaagtgctttttttagtttaatcgataatttaaaatggttgtcacacataaaactaacaaagaatgtggaatttacgtattttggaagacgaTCTATTTAATGATCAAtgagaaataagtaggtataggtaatttatttttgacatacttAGTCAAATACCGTGAAGTCCGAAAAATCGTCCCATGTCCAGGCTTCCGTGCGTGCGCTGCGTACAGTacctacgtggcagaaagtaatgtacatcggcctttagaatgacatttcggctttgtagttgtgtctttgtcactcgtacctatatgacgttttgtcggactcaatgacagggacatgtgacaacgctctacaaaatatctgctatctccttctaaatgtcgatgtacattactttctgccgcgtactgtaccttaaTATTTAGTTACCTAGGTACACGAAAACAGCGTACAAGAATTCACAAAAACATGCGAAGCCATGGCGGATCGCTTATGCTCCGATTAAAACTAAAACAGCCGATCCTGGAtggttgtttttttaaaacccttTACATATTgagttttgaatttaaattgtgTTGTCCTTTACTACtataattataatcatcataatcgacccattgccagcccactactgtgcacgggtctcctctcagaatgagaagggtttaagccatagtctgtCATGCggacccagtgcggattggcagacgtcacacacctttgagaacactcttcctgaatccagcggttccatAGTGCTTGAAACTAAGTGCTTGTAAGTATagtatattaagtaggtaagttttcgtaaatatacaaaaatgacAAGAAATATATGTTCACGAATCACGACTTAGTGATTAAGCGACAGGAATGTCCATCTAGCATGTTTTACGACTTCCTACGGCAAGAAATATTTGTTTCAGACAACATCAATTCCCGAGGCAGGTCACGAGTGGCACTCGAGTGGTCTCCAGCATCCACCTAATTCAATTTAGACAATTTACCGTTTTCAGTGTGTCGTGTCTAAGTTGAGGGCCAAACGAGAGGCAACGTGTCGCGCGACAAAAAAATGCttacgtacgtacctacttacttacctttaAGCCTCTCTTATACGGAGTTTTATTTCAGTTTCGTCTGATTAGATAAAATTATTCATACCTAAGTATCTGTTTTAGGATAGAAACCTTACTTTAACTTATTGGAATTctgcttcataatattatagatcgAGCTAATCTAATATTcctataataattgtaaattattacctaagtatatctCTTAGGATAGGATCTCTTACATTTCAGTGAAGTTCCGGGTGTGAAAATCCTCTTTATTTATCTCTAGCCTATCTTCACACAACCATGCCGAATCAAGGATCATGTAAACCTAAGTACTATGTATATAACAGGTATTTTTTCATCATAATAATGTTATTCGTTACGTAGGTACCTCTCGGTTACGTTCTTGCAAGATTAAGCTCTATCTACAGGATACTAGATTTATCTTcacataccaccaggtgagatcgcagtcaagggctataaCTTCTAcaggaataaaaaataaaatgtaggtaagtatctgaGTAGATAGAGTTTAATccaagaaatataaaataatatgtatgtatgtcatCAGGACAAAATGTTCGAAAATAAAATGTCTGTAGCTTGATCCTCAATTTATAACATTTAAGATATTACTCTTCTTGGAAATCGTAAAGTCTCCGTGGACGCAGGTCGCAAGGATCTTGTAGATAGCATTCTGCTTTCTACGTAATGATGCCTACTTATTTTGGTAAATTTTTATGGCTGCCTGCCTGCCGATCTCACCTGATGCCCTGacggtaagtgataatgcagtcttaAGACGGAACCTGCTAATCTGGGGGAGCTGTACGAATAATTatgattttatctaaatatataaaaggaaaaggtgactgccagactgtctgactgactgactgatctatctctgctggttcttctcggtaggaaaggcattccgaaccagtggtagatgcatccgactattcgtaagtacttgtaaaagtttattcgaataaaaaagatttatatttttatttttgttttatcaacgcacagctcaaactacttactggacggatcgggctgaaatttgggatgcagatagctgttatgatgtaggcatccgctaagaaaggatttttgaaaattttacccctgagggggtgaaataggggtttgaaatttgtgtagtccacgcggatgaggtcgcgagcataagctagtctaatataaAGAGAAAGAAAATTATACCCATACCTACTTCTAAAGGATTAAGGACAATCTTCCTACTAACCAAAGCTGCCGAAATTCACTATTCGCTTAAAGTAATTGAGAgccgtgataacctagtggttaaaacatccgcctcctattcgggagttcgggggctcgatcccaggCACACACTTTTCGCTTGTTTTatcggtgaagaaaaacatcgtgaggaaacctgcatgccagtgAGTCTCCATACCTAATGCTGTCAAAGGTCTATGAAATCTACCAAACCGCACGGCGCACTTGGACAGCTTGGCGGACTATGACCTTaaatccttcttattctgagaggacatctatgctcagtagtgggttggCGGTTgatcataatctaaatattttaaaggaaaaggtgactgactgactgagtgactgatctatcaacgcacagctcaaactactggacagatcgggctgaaatttggcatgcagaatttagataattattatacgatgtaggcatccgcttagaaagaatttttgaaaattcaacccctaagggggtgaaataggggtttgaaatttatgtagtctacgcggacgaagtcgcgagcatagagCACAGTTCGGTCTTGTGTATTCGATTGAAAGAatcataggtaagtatttacttttattacaaaaacaaagctTAGGCACCCATTACCCACTGATAAATTATCGTAAACGTCAGCTtcgaaataaaaatcaaataacagtTAAGGGTGAATACGGCAGCGGCCGCCCGTCGTGCGTTAACTCCTTTAATTAGCGCTCGATCGAGTCCCTTTAATACAACCTTATGACATAGACATTACCCCGGTTATGCTCGTAAACTTTTCGATCGAAATGCTATGAGTTATGACTCTTCATAGGGAAAGAGCTTGTGGTAAAAATTAGGTAAAGGGTTTGCTTAGCCACATGCTATCATCTTTACAAAACAATTAttgcatatcttgtcatttcaGTGTACAATATGGTTATTAGCTGGGTAACTAACTAAGCGTGCAGCCTTACGGAGCAATACTTTGCGAGGCTATGGCTGGTATGGATGTGGACGCGACTCGGTTGAGGCAAAAGCGCATAAGTATTTGCAAAGCGCTCGGTGGAGGCGGTGGTAAGTCTAGTCTAGTCCTTCAATTAGCGCTCGATCAAGTCCCTTTAATACATACAACCTTATGGTATAGACATTACACGTAAGGGAAATGTCCCAATACTCGTCGGTTTCTCAATTTAGCTGACTTTGCAGCTTTGCCACGTTGCTGTTAGTGaatttagaacaaaacaaattacatgacaagaaagcagatattataatgtatttattaaatataattttggaattaataagtttcattaatgttattaaataattaaaaaatacaaaaatgagtgatttgtaccagtatccgtcagatttgtcctaattatcgtcaatgtgtcccagaactcgtcaatttttaacaataatttaaactctattgccgtagacataaggtttattttaatttcattttcaagttgtgatttttttacatcGC
This genomic window from Maniola hyperantus chromosome 5, iAphHyp1.2, whole genome shotgun sequence contains:
- the LOC117982100 gene encoding ubiquitin carboxyl-terminal hydrolase-like, with the protein product MAVALPMESNPETMNRYLQKLGVSNKWRMVDVISLEEDALKWVPRPVLAVILLFPLSESYQQHRAQQESELLKKGQQAPKDVFYLKQVLSTVCGTIALVHSIANNTNKIDLEDGLLKNYINDAKGLDAAGKGALLENSVNILQAYKETVESADQAAGEENETVNNHFVTFIHKDGNLFELDGCKSSPINHGPTTAERLLEDAAKICREFIAREPDNIGFNVVALVPNQ